A window of the Brassica napus cultivar Da-Ae chromosome A2, Da-Ae, whole genome shotgun sequence genome harbors these coding sequences:
- the LOC111206367 gene encoding uncharacterized protein LOC111206367: MVADSITDDSQLSHGSPITRDVFKKRKANMLRKLKHECKVDGARRQQRTVEDGDETVVLFDNSTDDDYSDALSMFNEEEDPSESTSTTEKPEPPSPEEKGTDEKKEGDDCPVCAEKMDATDLLFEQCSSCEYKMCLFCYNNINESTRVCPGCRKKYEKQTSGNSGEVSFQRRGGDPIPLSSSFQALNDSA, encoded by the exons ATGGTTGCTGATTCCATCACCGACGATTCTCAACTCTCTCATGGCTCTCCCATCACGAGAGATGTCTTCAAGAAACGAAAG GCGAATATGTTAAGGAAGCTGAAACATGAGTGCAAGGTTGATGGTGCTCGCCGTCAACAAC GGACTGTTGAAGACGGCGATGAGACTGTTGTTCTCTTTGACAACTCTACCGATGATGATTACAGCGACGCCTTAAGCATgttcaacgaagaagaagatccaAGCGAGTCTACTTCTACAACTGAAAAGCCCGAACCTCCTTCACCAGAAGAAAAGGGTACTGATGAGAAGAAAGAAGGTGATGATTGTCCCGTTTGCGCTGAAAAGATGGATGCAACGGATCTACTCTTCGAACAATGTTCTTCTTGCGAGTATAAGATGTGTCTCTTCTGCTATAACAATATCAATGAAAGCACCCGAGTTTGCCCAGGTTGCAGGAAGAAGTATGAGAAACAGACAAGTGGTAACAGCGGAGAAGTGAGTTTCCAGCGACGTGGTGGTGACCCAATCCCTTTGTCTTCATCGTTTCAAGCACTTAATGATAGTGCTTAA
- the LOC125587405 gene encoding protein TIFY 10B-like → MSSSAEYREFSGRKLQKTPSFSQTCSRLSRYLKEKGSFGDLSLGMTCNPDVTGVFAVSRQPTMMNLFPCEEASPTQDVKPTHKVPRQSSFSSSSSAGAKGEVEKIIETKSVKVESQSAPLTIFYGGQVMVFDAFPAEKAKQVIDLANKGSDYAQNIAKNQKEIASTTPNPVPSLAKTAAAPELVQTNTSSLACELPIARRASLHRFLEKRKDRITSKAPYQIDGSTEASSRPDTSWLGSQ, encoded by the exons ATGTCGAGTTCTGCCGAGTATCGGGAATTTTCTGGTCGGAAGTTACAGAAGACGCCGAGCTTCTCACAGACATGTAGCCGTTTGAGTCGTTATCTCAAGGAGAAGGGTAGCTTCGGAGATCTGAGCTTGGGGATGACATGCAACCCTGACGTCACTG GAGTTTTTGCTGTGTCACGTCAGCCAACGATGATGAATCTCTTCCcttgtgaagaagcttcccCTACTCAAGACGTTAAACCAACGCATAAGGTTCCTCGGCAGTCAagcttttcttcttcctcttccgcTGGAGCCAAGGGAGAAGTCGAGAAGATCATAGAGACTAA ATCTGTGAAGGTGGAGTCTCAATCTGCTCCATTGACCATATTCTACGGTGGACAAGTTATGGTGTTTGATGCTTTTCCTGCGGAGAAAGCCAAACAAGTCATTGACTTGGCTAACAAAGGAAGTGATTATGCTCAAAACATAGCCAAGAACCAAAAGGAGATTGCTTCTACTACCCCAAATCCAGTTCCTAGCCTTGCAAAAACTGCAGCAGCACCAGAGCTAGTCCAGACAAACACGTCTTCCTTAGCATGCG AACTTCCAATTGCTAGAAGAGCTTCGCTTCATCGATTCCTGGAGAAGAGAAAGGATAG GATTACATCAAAGGCACCGTACCAGATAGACGGTTCAACCGAAGCATCTTCCAGGCCTGACACATCTTGGCTAGGTTCTCAGTAA
- the LOC111206365 gene encoding transcription factor MYB1R1-like: MADGSNTVACGISKEIMLFGVRVVLDPMRKSVSLNNLSDYEQTDEILKIGGEDGDRQDKNKTNSCYASADEAGPVSSNRERKRGVPWSEEEHKLFLLGLEKVGKGNWKGISQNFVKSRTSTQVASHAQKYFLRRSNLNRRRRRRSSIFDMTTPMVMPMEEVQENTSQPSSLVPEVNLVPFTLQASPEPISLSLSLALSNINEPSSSSRHSAFNTIGVA; the protein is encoded by the exons ATGGCCGACGGTAGTAACACGGTCGCGTGCGGCATAAGTAAAGAGATTATGCTGTTCGGTGTTAGGGTTGTGCTTGACCCTATGAGAAAGAGCGTGAGTTTGAACAACTTGTCTGATTATGAGCAGACGGATGAGATCCTAAAGATCGGTGGCGAGGATGGAGATAGACAAGATAAGAACAAAACCAACTCCTGTTACGCTTCCGCGGATGAAGCTGGTCCGGTTTCTTCTAATCGTGAGAGGAAACGAG GAGTTCCATGGAGTGAGGAAGAGCACAAGCTGTTCTTGCTTGGTCTGGAGAAAGTAGGAAAAGGAAATTGGAAAGGAATATCTCAAAACTTTGTCAAGAGCAGGACGTCTACTCAAGTAGCTAGTCATGCTCAGAAATACTTTCTCCGGCGAAGTAATCTCAACCGTCGCCGCCGGAGAAGATCTAGTATTTTTGACATGACAACTCCTATG GTAATGCCCATGGAAGAAGTGCAGGAGAACACATCACAACCATCTTCTCTTGTACCAGAAGTTAACCTGGTCCCATTTACTTTGCAAGCTAGTCCTGAACCGATCTCTCTCAGCCTCTCACTAGCCTTATCCAATATAAATgagccatcttcttcttcaaggcATTCAGCATTCAACACCATTGGAGTCGCTTAA
- the LOC125587403 gene encoding mannose-1-phosphate guanyltransferase alpha-like has product MGSSTEEKVVAVILVGGPTKGTRFRPLSLNIPKPLFPIAGQPMVHHPISACKRIPNLAQVYLVGFYEEREFALYVSAISNELKVPVRYLREDKPHGSAGGLYHFRNLIMEDNPSHIFLLNCDVCCSFPLPEMLEAHRKYGGIGTLLVIKVSPESASQFGELVADPVTNELLHYTEKPETFVSDRINCGVYVFTPEIFTAIRDVSSQRNDTATLRRVSSYEALQPATRIPADFVRLDQDILSPLAGKKQLYTYETMDFWEQIKSPGMSLRCSELYLSQFRLTSPHMLASGDGTKSAIVIGDVYIHPSAKVHPTAKIGPNVSISANARVGPGVRLISCIILDDVEIMENAVVTNAIVGWKSSIGRWSRVQAEGVYNSKLGVTILGDSVAVEDEVVVTSSIVLPNKTLNVSVQDEIIL; this is encoded by the exons ATGGGGAGCTCAACGGAGGAGAAAGTGGTGGCTGTGATCCTTGTCGGTGGTCCGACCAAAG GTACTCGATTCCGACCATTGTCCCTGAATATTCCAAAGCCTCTGTTTCCCATTGCCGGACAACCAATGGTGCATCACCCTATCTCCGCTTGTAAAAGG ATTCCAAACCTAGCTCAAGTTTATCTTGTTGGCTTCTATGAGGAAAGGGAGTTTGCACTTTACGTCTCTGCCATTTCCAATGAACTCAAAGTCCCTGTCAG ATATCTGAGGGAAGACAAGCCACATGGTTCTGCTGGTGGGTTGTATCACTTTAGAAACCTAATCATGGAAGATAACCCG TCTCATATCTTCCTGCTTAACTGTGATGTTTGCTGCAGCTTCCCCTTGCCTGAGATGCTCG AGGCTCATAGGAAATATGGTGGCATTGGAACTCTTCTAGTCATCAAG GTCTCTCCTGAATCAGCAAGCCAATTTGGAGAGCTGGTTGCAGATCCAGTTACTAATGAGCTGCTTCATTACACCGAGAAACCAGAAACTTTT GTCAGTGACCGTATCAACTGTGGTGTTTATGTATTCACACCTGAAATTTTCACTGCTATAAGAGATGTTTCCTCTCAAAGGAATGATACAG CGACTCTGAGACGTGTTTCCAGCTATGAAGCTCTTCAACCAGCAACAAG GATCCCGGCAGATTTTGTTAGACTGGATCAAGACATCCTTTCACCTTTAGCTGGGAAGAAACAGCTCTATACTTACGAGACTATGGATTTTTGGGAGCAGATTAAATCTCCTGG AATGTCGCTGAGGTGCTCGGAACTTTATCTATCCCAGTTCCGGTTAACCTCTCCCCACATGTTGGCTAGTGGTGATGGAACAAAGAGTGCCATAGTGATTGGCGATGTTTACATACATCCTTCTGCAAAAGTACACCCAACTGCAAAG ATTGGTCCCAACGTCTCAATCTCTGCAAATGCTCGTGTTGGACCCGGTGTGAGGCTTATCAGCTGTATCATCCTTGATGACGTTGAGATCATG GAGAATGCAGTGGTGACAAATGCTATCGTCGGTTGGAAATCTTCAATCGGGAGATGGTCCCGTGTCCAG GCTGAGGGAGTCTACAATTCCAAACTTGGAGTTACAATTCTCG GAGACTCGGTGGCAGTTGAAGACGAGGTTGTGGTGACCAGCAGTATTGTTCTTCCAAACAAGACTCTTAACGTCAGTGTTCAAGATGAAATAATCTTGTAA